In Apis cerana isolate GH-2021 linkage group LG6, AcerK_1.0, whole genome shotgun sequence, the following are encoded in one genomic region:
- the LOC107995206 gene encoding protein expanded-like isoform X2, which yields MRGSGVTAARSCLQPLVSASRYLAVQALPGDPLYFVVEAKSRVKEVYAQTCMLLGQQGMRDCELFGLAILSDGEYLFVDPENKLSKYAPKNWRSSHTYGLDSSGRPAFVLYFRVRYYVDTPLLLSDETTRHHYYLQLRDNVVRHGGGVESLHPHHPLHEPSIVTPLLTLAGLALQADLGDYSEERHRPHAGPVGYCKPTDYLPPHMCLESNVLAVLAAQHRDNRGLSREEAELQYIREAVLLEAPLNAHLYRLRRSKNEAGPGRILLAICARGVRVYAEEETPRVFAWNNIGKLCFDRKKFEIRAVDQPDKLTLYSGCDDKSKLLLGLCRDTHQFSMAIAPRVNEAKRREEEERKVLRDCYMYPARCKLSLTARGARGDQRISVISSTSSNTTSGIVSDRVHSEDEPDTAPASTECLPRLTENTSHSGVQCGVNGSNADVEDRSMPSSPVSTVDVDGTDSTPTTVALRLASSAATAAEGSQCSSSCSTVVVVNTPAGGPPRMRRTSATSSLELGYSHTAQNSAVSSETASFPGAIYDRCKKGGKYAGTDIASETSGVYTLRSSEMQDERMGDLYSPTGDVNGSSTASDVCALSSVQSTTDEASVTSGFYTIHSGLRSETSDVYTEDVGTEDQEPIYSVCKGDEDVNNMMSTISAVPLDQQLEDSRSRSNSILSAGSFRGDGSDPSSVGPLLSADELSDLIVGRYPPRKTISNSMDSDCDYVTMPPPPPPPRTDSDRQLPPPPPYPVNMDYATINSPRSNIPDIEREPPPPPPYNATRGEFIPLPPRRTDPPPPPPYTSPRERIQIPPPTPPRNDAVTPREPPPPPPYPEVSEITRQEAISKLYPSEEIVSRVTSTKIQTGLTNTKMNATLTASKTTNTTQTNDIASIAPKPPPRIQPPTYPGDKMKPTPVHAPVAALVVGPNNYLDVHASRGGPVLLPYLTPPPPPPPPPPPMIHPRQPPPPPPSLATVYTSQVARSQIEQYKQQLYSDVDYVMFPLKDPAVSKQEYIDAKQGSLLAAMAAYPPPPYPSFNNKSLVMYRSTPYLPGSSFSSPTKYASNQNLSSSDTSSNNYLPHSNLSSHYAASTSSLYSGATCSSAGSQSLRREPSAAAHTHTLHAFSRTRSDENILKCFDSSTNTKLQSLPQLKHRRLPPPPPPPPYEIQNLEKNQPLPSSSSSSSSPKKTLKTNTVEEREEGKEDGMLDIRTLREKSRNLDLPLISALCNDRYLLKQTKAFVMPKHPAEPTSSTSSKNGTRSSNGGTSSRNKYPVSGLSTTQITKPPRKSSTSTHKHPAEVKGNAYKITNSTGVSAVKKDPTRASHS from the exons GGCTTGGACAGCAGCGGAAGGCCAGCTTTCGTCCTCTACTTTCGCGTCCGCTACTACGTCGACACACCGTTGCTCCTAAG CGATGAAACGACGCGTCACCACTATTACCTGCAACTGCGCGACAATGTCGTCAGGCATGGCGGTGGGGTGGAGAGCCTCCATCCTCACCATCCCTTGCACGAACCTTCTATCGTTACGCCCCTGCTCACACTCGCGGGTCTTGCCCTACAAGCCGATCTTGGGGACTATTCCGAGGAACGACACAGACCACACGCAGGACCTGTGGGATATTGCAAACCTACGGATTACCTTCCGCCTCAC ATGTGTCTCGAGTCGAATGTGCTCGCCGTGCTCGCGGCACAGCACAGGGACAATCGGGGCCTCTCGAGGGAGGAGGCAGAGTTGCAATACATCCGGGAGGCGGTGCTGCTGGAGGCGCCGCTCAACGCTCACCTCTATCGGTTACGAAGAAGCAAGAACGAGGCAGGTCCTGGACGTATACTCCTCGCGATTTGCGCTCGTGGGGTGCGAGTCTACGCCGAGGAGGAGACACCGCGTGTCTTTGCCTGGAACAATATCGGCAAACTTTGCTTCGAC CGCAAGAAGTTTGAGATACGCGCAGTCGACCAGCCGGACAAGCTCACCCTCTATAGTGGGTGCGATGACAAAAGCAAATTGCTTCTGGGACTCTGTCGAGACACCCATCAGTTCTCTATGGCCATAGCACCTAGAGTAAATGAAGCGAAGAGGCGAGAAGAGGAAG AGAGAAAAGTACTTCGCGACTGTTATATGTATCCTGCGCGATGCAAGCTGAGTTTAACAGCACGAGGGGCGCGCGGTGACCAACGAATTTCTGTTATCTCGAGCACATCGTCTAACACAACTTCTGGAATTGTTAGCGATCGAGTTCATAGCGAGGACGAGCCAGATACGGCGCCCGCTTCGACCGAATGTCTGCCACGTCTTACTGAAAATACTTCACACTCCGGTGTTCAGTGCGGTGTAAATGGATCGAATGCGGACGTCGAGGATCGTTCCATGCCGTCATCCCCAGTCTCCACTGTGGATG ttGATGGTACGGATAGCACTCCTACAACGGTTGCGTTACGATTAGCATCGAGTGCAGCTACGGCGGCTGAAGGGTCACAATGTAGCAGCAGCTGCAGTACGGTCGTGGTTGTGAATACACCTGCTGGTGGACCGCCGCGAATGCGGCGCACATCCGCGACTTCCAGTTTGGAGCTTGGTTATTCGCATACGGCACAGAATTCAGCAGTTTCGTCAGAAACTGCTAGCTTTCCTGGCGCCATTTACGACAGGTGCAAGAAAGGTGGTAAATACGCAG gCACTGATATTGCGAGTGAAACTAGTGGAGTCTATACACTCAGGAGTAGTGAAATGCAAGATGAAAGAATGGGAGATCTATATTCACCTACCGGTGATGTCAATGGATCTTCCACAGCGAGTGATGTATGTGCCTTAAGTTCCGTACAGTCTACAACCGATGAAGCTTCCGTAACATCCGGTTTTTATACCATACACAGTGGTCTTAGATCTGAAACTAGCGACGTTTACACGGAAGATGTGGGTACAGAAGATCAAGAACCTATTTACAGCGTCTGTAAAGGTGATGAAGATGTCAATAACATGATGTCTACAATCTCGGCGGTCCCTTTGGATCAACAACTTGAAGATTCTAGATCACGTAGCAATAGTATACTTAGTGCAGGAAGCTTCAGAGGTGACGGCAGTGATCCTTCCAGTGTTGGACCTCTGTTATCAGCCGATGAACTTTCTGACTTGATTGTTGGACGTTATCCCCCTCGAAAAACTATTAGCAATTCTATGGACTCTGATTGCGATTACGTTACTATGCCTCCACCACCTCCACCACCTAGGACCGATAGCGACAGACAacttcctccacctcctccttaCCCAGTGAACATGGATTATGCAACAATAAATTCACCACGGTCGAACATACCCGATATTGAAAGAGAACCTCCGCCTCCACCTCCATATAACGCTACTCGCGGTGAATTTATACCTTTGCCACCACGAAGAACTGatccaccaccaccgccaccaTATACTTCACCAAGAGAAAGAATTCAAATACCACCGCCTACACCTCCAAGAAACGATGCGGTGACACCTAGAGAACCTCCACCTCCACCACCTTATCCTGAAGTTTCGGAGATCACTCGACAAGAAGcaatttccaaattatatCCAAGCGAAGAAATCGTGTCAAGGGTAACTTCGACGAAAATACAAACGGGTCTAACAAATACCAAAATGAATGCCACTTTGACAGCTTCAAAGACTACCAACACCACTCAAACGAACGACATTGCGTCAATCGCTCCGAAACCACCACCCAGAATTCAGCCACCCACCTATCCTGGTGACAAAATGAAACCCACGCCGGTTCATGCTCCCGTCGCAGCTCTTGTTGTTGGACCAAACAATTATTTGGATGTTCACGCTTCACGAGGTGGTCCAGTTTTGTTACCTTATTTAACACCACCGCCACCTCCACCACCTCCTCCACCACCCATGATACATCCTAGACAACCCCCACCTCCACCACCCAGCTTAGCTACGGTTTACACGAGTCAGGTAGCGAGATCGCAGATCGAACAATATAAACAACAACTATATTCAGACGTTGATTACGTAATGTTTCCTTTAAAAGATCCCGCAGTATCGAAACAAGAGTACATCGACGCAAAGCAAGGATCACTTTTGGCAGCCATGGCTGCttatcctccccctccttatccttcgtttaataataaatcattggtAATGTATCGTAGCACACCATACCTTCCTGGTTCCTCGTTTTCATCACCCACAAAATACGCTTCAAATCAAAATCTCAGTAGCAGCGACACGAgctctaataattatttaccgcATAGTAACCTGAGTAGCCACTATGCTGCTAGTACAAGTTCGTTATATAGTGGAGCTACTTGTTCATCGGCAGGAAGTCAAAGTCTTAGACGTGAACCATCAGCTGCAGCTCATACCCATACGCTCCACGCTTTCTCCAGAACAAGAAGCGACGAGAACATATTAAAGTGTTTCGATTCATCTACTAATACAAAGCTGCAGTCTCTGCCACAATTGAAACATCGTAGACTTCCGCCACCTCCACCGCCACCACCTTACGAAATTCAG aATCTTGAAAAGAATCAACCACTTCCGTCCTCTTCTTCGTCATCTTCTTCACCGAAGAAGACGTTAAAAACAAATACTGTGGAGGAACGTgaagaagggaaagaagaCGGAATGTTGGATATTCGAACACTTCGCGAGAAAAGCCGTAATTTAGATTTGCCACTAATATCAGCGTTATGTAATGATCGATATCTATTAAAACAAACGAAAGCATTCGTTATGCCCAAGCATCCTGCTGAGCCGACTTCCTCGACGTCTTCAAAGAACGGCACGCGAAGCAGCAATGGCGGAACATCtagtagaaataaatatccagTTAGCGGTCTTTCTACGACACAAATCACTAAACCTCCGAGGAAATCATCGACGAGTACTCACAAACACCCCGCAGAGGTGAAGGGCAATGCTTATAAGATCACGAATTCGACAGGTGTGTCGGCTGTTAAAAAGGATCCGACAAGGGCGTCACATTCGTAA
- the LOC107995206 gene encoding protein expanded-like isoform X1, whose protein sequence is MRGSGVTAARSCLQPLVSASRYLAVQALPGDPLYFVVEAKSRVKEVYAQTCMLLGQQGMRDCELFGLAILSDGEYLFVDPENKLSKYAPKNWRSSHTYGLDSSGRPAFVLYFRVRYYVDTPLLLSDETTRHHYYLQLRDNVVRHGGGVESLHPHHPLHEPSIVTPLLTLAGLALQADLGDYSEERHRPHAGPVGYCKPTDYLPPHMCLESNVLAVLAAQHRDNRGLSREEAELQYIREAVLLEAPLNAHLYRLRRSKNEAGPGRILLAICARGVRVYAEEETPRVFAWNNIGKLCFDRKKFEIRAVDQPDKLTLYSGCDDKSKLLLGLCRDTHQFSMAIAPRVNEAKRREEEERKVLRDCYMYPARCKLSLTARGARGDQRISVISSTSSNTTSGIVSDRVHSEDEPDTAPASTECLPRLTENTSHSGVQCGVNGSNADVEDRSMPSSPVSTVDEVDGTDSTPTTVALRLASSAATAAEGSQCSSSCSTVVVVNTPAGGPPRMRRTSATSSLELGYSHTAQNSAVSSETASFPGAIYDRCKKGGKYAGTDIASETSGVYTLRSSEMQDERMGDLYSPTGDVNGSSTASDVCALSSVQSTTDEASVTSGFYTIHSGLRSETSDVYTEDVGTEDQEPIYSVCKGDEDVNNMMSTISAVPLDQQLEDSRSRSNSILSAGSFRGDGSDPSSVGPLLSADELSDLIVGRYPPRKTISNSMDSDCDYVTMPPPPPPPRTDSDRQLPPPPPYPVNMDYATINSPRSNIPDIEREPPPPPPYNATRGEFIPLPPRRTDPPPPPPYTSPRERIQIPPPTPPRNDAVTPREPPPPPPYPEVSEITRQEAISKLYPSEEIVSRVTSTKIQTGLTNTKMNATLTASKTTNTTQTNDIASIAPKPPPRIQPPTYPGDKMKPTPVHAPVAALVVGPNNYLDVHASRGGPVLLPYLTPPPPPPPPPPPMIHPRQPPPPPPSLATVYTSQVARSQIEQYKQQLYSDVDYVMFPLKDPAVSKQEYIDAKQGSLLAAMAAYPPPPYPSFNNKSLVMYRSTPYLPGSSFSSPTKYASNQNLSSSDTSSNNYLPHSNLSSHYAASTSSLYSGATCSSAGSQSLRREPSAAAHTHTLHAFSRTRSDENILKCFDSSTNTKLQSLPQLKHRRLPPPPPPPPYEIQNLEKNQPLPSSSSSSSSPKKTLKTNTVEEREEGKEDGMLDIRTLREKSRNLDLPLISALCNDRYLLKQTKAFVMPKHPAEPTSSTSSKNGTRSSNGGTSSRNKYPVSGLSTTQITKPPRKSSTSTHKHPAEVKGNAYKITNSTGVSAVKKDPTRASHS, encoded by the exons GGCTTGGACAGCAGCGGAAGGCCAGCTTTCGTCCTCTACTTTCGCGTCCGCTACTACGTCGACACACCGTTGCTCCTAAG CGATGAAACGACGCGTCACCACTATTACCTGCAACTGCGCGACAATGTCGTCAGGCATGGCGGTGGGGTGGAGAGCCTCCATCCTCACCATCCCTTGCACGAACCTTCTATCGTTACGCCCCTGCTCACACTCGCGGGTCTTGCCCTACAAGCCGATCTTGGGGACTATTCCGAGGAACGACACAGACCACACGCAGGACCTGTGGGATATTGCAAACCTACGGATTACCTTCCGCCTCAC ATGTGTCTCGAGTCGAATGTGCTCGCCGTGCTCGCGGCACAGCACAGGGACAATCGGGGCCTCTCGAGGGAGGAGGCAGAGTTGCAATACATCCGGGAGGCGGTGCTGCTGGAGGCGCCGCTCAACGCTCACCTCTATCGGTTACGAAGAAGCAAGAACGAGGCAGGTCCTGGACGTATACTCCTCGCGATTTGCGCTCGTGGGGTGCGAGTCTACGCCGAGGAGGAGACACCGCGTGTCTTTGCCTGGAACAATATCGGCAAACTTTGCTTCGAC CGCAAGAAGTTTGAGATACGCGCAGTCGACCAGCCGGACAAGCTCACCCTCTATAGTGGGTGCGATGACAAAAGCAAATTGCTTCTGGGACTCTGTCGAGACACCCATCAGTTCTCTATGGCCATAGCACCTAGAGTAAATGAAGCGAAGAGGCGAGAAGAGGAAG AGAGAAAAGTACTTCGCGACTGTTATATGTATCCTGCGCGATGCAAGCTGAGTTTAACAGCACGAGGGGCGCGCGGTGACCAACGAATTTCTGTTATCTCGAGCACATCGTCTAACACAACTTCTGGAATTGTTAGCGATCGAGTTCATAGCGAGGACGAGCCAGATACGGCGCCCGCTTCGACCGAATGTCTGCCACGTCTTACTGAAAATACTTCACACTCCGGTGTTCAGTGCGGTGTAAATGGATCGAATGCGGACGTCGAGGATCGTTCCATGCCGTCATCCCCAGTCTCCACTGTGGATG aagttGATGGTACGGATAGCACTCCTACAACGGTTGCGTTACGATTAGCATCGAGTGCAGCTACGGCGGCTGAAGGGTCACAATGTAGCAGCAGCTGCAGTACGGTCGTGGTTGTGAATACACCTGCTGGTGGACCGCCGCGAATGCGGCGCACATCCGCGACTTCCAGTTTGGAGCTTGGTTATTCGCATACGGCACAGAATTCAGCAGTTTCGTCAGAAACTGCTAGCTTTCCTGGCGCCATTTACGACAGGTGCAAGAAAGGTGGTAAATACGCAG gCACTGATATTGCGAGTGAAACTAGTGGAGTCTATACACTCAGGAGTAGTGAAATGCAAGATGAAAGAATGGGAGATCTATATTCACCTACCGGTGATGTCAATGGATCTTCCACAGCGAGTGATGTATGTGCCTTAAGTTCCGTACAGTCTACAACCGATGAAGCTTCCGTAACATCCGGTTTTTATACCATACACAGTGGTCTTAGATCTGAAACTAGCGACGTTTACACGGAAGATGTGGGTACAGAAGATCAAGAACCTATTTACAGCGTCTGTAAAGGTGATGAAGATGTCAATAACATGATGTCTACAATCTCGGCGGTCCCTTTGGATCAACAACTTGAAGATTCTAGATCACGTAGCAATAGTATACTTAGTGCAGGAAGCTTCAGAGGTGACGGCAGTGATCCTTCCAGTGTTGGACCTCTGTTATCAGCCGATGAACTTTCTGACTTGATTGTTGGACGTTATCCCCCTCGAAAAACTATTAGCAATTCTATGGACTCTGATTGCGATTACGTTACTATGCCTCCACCACCTCCACCACCTAGGACCGATAGCGACAGACAacttcctccacctcctccttaCCCAGTGAACATGGATTATGCAACAATAAATTCACCACGGTCGAACATACCCGATATTGAAAGAGAACCTCCGCCTCCACCTCCATATAACGCTACTCGCGGTGAATTTATACCTTTGCCACCACGAAGAACTGatccaccaccaccgccaccaTATACTTCACCAAGAGAAAGAATTCAAATACCACCGCCTACACCTCCAAGAAACGATGCGGTGACACCTAGAGAACCTCCACCTCCACCACCTTATCCTGAAGTTTCGGAGATCACTCGACAAGAAGcaatttccaaattatatCCAAGCGAAGAAATCGTGTCAAGGGTAACTTCGACGAAAATACAAACGGGTCTAACAAATACCAAAATGAATGCCACTTTGACAGCTTCAAAGACTACCAACACCACTCAAACGAACGACATTGCGTCAATCGCTCCGAAACCACCACCCAGAATTCAGCCACCCACCTATCCTGGTGACAAAATGAAACCCACGCCGGTTCATGCTCCCGTCGCAGCTCTTGTTGTTGGACCAAACAATTATTTGGATGTTCACGCTTCACGAGGTGGTCCAGTTTTGTTACCTTATTTAACACCACCGCCACCTCCACCACCTCCTCCACCACCCATGATACATCCTAGACAACCCCCACCTCCACCACCCAGCTTAGCTACGGTTTACACGAGTCAGGTAGCGAGATCGCAGATCGAACAATATAAACAACAACTATATTCAGACGTTGATTACGTAATGTTTCCTTTAAAAGATCCCGCAGTATCGAAACAAGAGTACATCGACGCAAAGCAAGGATCACTTTTGGCAGCCATGGCTGCttatcctccccctccttatccttcgtttaataataaatcattggtAATGTATCGTAGCACACCATACCTTCCTGGTTCCTCGTTTTCATCACCCACAAAATACGCTTCAAATCAAAATCTCAGTAGCAGCGACACGAgctctaataattatttaccgcATAGTAACCTGAGTAGCCACTATGCTGCTAGTACAAGTTCGTTATATAGTGGAGCTACTTGTTCATCGGCAGGAAGTCAAAGTCTTAGACGTGAACCATCAGCTGCAGCTCATACCCATACGCTCCACGCTTTCTCCAGAACAAGAAGCGACGAGAACATATTAAAGTGTTTCGATTCATCTACTAATACAAAGCTGCAGTCTCTGCCACAATTGAAACATCGTAGACTTCCGCCACCTCCACCGCCACCACCTTACGAAATTCAG aATCTTGAAAAGAATCAACCACTTCCGTCCTCTTCTTCGTCATCTTCTTCACCGAAGAAGACGTTAAAAACAAATACTGTGGAGGAACGTgaagaagggaaagaagaCGGAATGTTGGATATTCGAACACTTCGCGAGAAAAGCCGTAATTTAGATTTGCCACTAATATCAGCGTTATGTAATGATCGATATCTATTAAAACAAACGAAAGCATTCGTTATGCCCAAGCATCCTGCTGAGCCGACTTCCTCGACGTCTTCAAAGAACGGCACGCGAAGCAGCAATGGCGGAACATCtagtagaaataaatatccagTTAGCGGTCTTTCTACGACACAAATCACTAAACCTCCGAGGAAATCATCGACGAGTACTCACAAACACCCCGCAGAGGTGAAGGGCAATGCTTATAAGATCACGAATTCGACAGGTGTGTCGGCTGTTAAAAAGGATCCGACAAGGGCGTCACATTCGTAA